One genomic window of Pseudanabaenaceae cyanobacterium SKYG29 includes the following:
- the thiS gene encoding sulfur carrier protein ThiS — MITLRVNGEKRECPPQLSLSQALQFWGINPRLVAVEYNGEILHRQFWETTILQQDDRLEVVTIVGGG, encoded by the coding sequence ATGATCACCCTTAGGGTCAATGGAGAAAAGCGGGAATGCCCGCCCCAACTGAGTCTCAGTCAAGCGCTACAGTTCTGGGGGATTAACCCACGCCTAGTGGCGGTGGAATACAATGGAGAGATACTCCATCGCCAATTTTGGGAGACAACGATTTTGCAGCAAGATGACCGCTTAGAAGTGGTGACGATTGTGGGAGGGGGCTGA
- the purU gene encoding formyltetrahydrofolate deformylase, with the protein MATAILLISCPDQRGLVAKISNWVFAHNGNVIDADQHVDQEAGLFLMRLEWDLTDFSLPRETIAAEFQQLAEAIGLSWQLHFSDRIPRLAIFVSKQDHCLYDLILRQKAGEINAQIPVVISNHTTLEPIAHDFNINFHHIPITPDTKLQREKEQLELLRQYQIDLVVLAKYMQILSTNFLQQFPEVINIHHSFLPAFPGANPYQRAHQRGVKIIGATAHYVTEDLDEGPIIEQDVIRVSHRDTVASLIRKGRDLERIVLARAVRLHLERRVLTYGQPEARRTVVFE; encoded by the coding sequence ATGGCAACAGCAATTCTCTTGATTTCCTGTCCCGATCAGCGGGGTCTGGTAGCAAAAATTTCTAACTGGGTGTTTGCCCATAACGGTAATGTGATTGATGCCGACCAGCATGTTGACCAAGAAGCAGGTTTATTCCTAATGCGCTTGGAATGGGATTTGACAGATTTTAGTCTTCCCAGGGAAACCATAGCAGCAGAATTTCAACAGTTGGCAGAAGCTATCGGTTTAAGTTGGCAGTTGCATTTTTCCGATCGGATTCCCCGCCTAGCTATTTTTGTCTCTAAGCAGGATCATTGTTTGTATGACCTAATTTTGCGTCAGAAAGCGGGGGAAATCAATGCCCAGATTCCTGTTGTCATCAGCAACCATACTACCCTAGAGCCTATTGCCCATGACTTTAATATTAATTTCCACCACATCCCTATCACCCCTGATACAAAATTACAACGGGAAAAAGAGCAGCTGGAGCTATTGCGCCAATATCAAATTGATCTGGTGGTGTTAGCTAAATATATGCAAATTCTCAGCACTAACTTTCTCCAACAATTTCCAGAGGTCATCAATATTCACCACTCCTTTCTGCCAGCCTTCCCAGGTGCTAACCCCTACCAGCGTGCCCACCAGCGGGGGGTAAAAATTATCGGTGCCACTGCCCACTATGTCACGGAAGACTTGGATGAGGGTCCAATCATTGAACAGGATGTCATTAGGGTTTCTCACCGCGATACCGTTGCTTCCCTGATCCGTAAGGGCAGAGACTTGGAACGCATAGTGTTGGCACGGGCAGTGCGATTGCATCTGGAACGACGTGTCCTAACCTACGGACAGCCAGAAGCGCGGCGGACAGTGGTATTTGAGTAA
- a CDS encoding type IV pilin-like G/H family protein has translation MTYPLCQNYRPMRYLSSLGLAIFLSLGCSTRDEEPQRALEVVTLLCRSQVAFYVEKGRLTDRLADLQIEWLNLSQTTPNYHYTVQLLAGGEVTGAATIARHKNKQLHFVGIVGKAKGNDTFRTIICQGQTLPPRVLDFRDCPPGLELAASGIN, from the coding sequence ATGACTTACCCCCTATGCCAGAATTACCGCCCGATGAGGTACCTTTCTAGCCTAGGACTGGCTATTTTCCTATCGTTGGGCTGTAGTACCAGGGATGAGGAACCTCAAAGGGCGTTAGAGGTTGTCACTTTGCTATGCCGTTCCCAGGTGGCTTTCTATGTGGAAAAGGGACGATTGACCGATCGTCTAGCCGACTTGCAAATTGAGTGGCTTAACCTCAGCCAAACTACACCGAATTATCACTACACTGTACAGCTCCTGGCAGGGGGCGAAGTAACAGGGGCAGCTACTATAGCCAGGCACAAGAATAAGCAATTACATTTTGTCGGAATTGTGGGGAAAGCTAAAGGCAATGACACATTTCGGACAATCATTTGTCAAGGGCAAACATTACCTCCGAGGGTGTTAGATTTTAGAGATTGCCCGCCAGGGTTGGAGTTAGCGGCTAGTGGTATAAATTAA
- a CDS encoding single-stranded DNA-binding protein, protein MNSFTVAAEILSEPELRATPEGQIPVTGFLVQFPSLRPEDPPNRLKVTCWRNLATEVHENYHRGDHVLIEGRLQMNLVDRGNYKEKVAELVAQRVYPLGKSLPRTAAVAEPASTYSPGGVETDVYDLPPMPELPPDEVPF, encoded by the coding sequence ATGAATTCTTTTACGGTGGCAGCGGAAATTTTAAGTGAACCAGAACTGCGGGCGACCCCTGAGGGGCAAATCCCTGTAACTGGCTTTTTGGTGCAGTTTCCTAGCCTCAGACCAGAAGACCCCCCCAATCGATTGAAAGTCACCTGCTGGCGCAACTTAGCTACAGAAGTCCATGAAAATTACCATCGCGGTGATCACGTCCTCATTGAGGGCAGACTGCAAATGAACTTGGTCGATCGGGGTAACTACAAGGAGAAGGTGGCGGAACTAGTGGCGCAACGGGTGTATCCCTTAGGAAAATCCTTACCCAGAACTGCCGCAGTGGCTGAGCCTGCTTCTACCTACAGCCCTGGTGGGGTAGAAACGGATGTCTATGACTTACCCCCTATGCCAGAATTACCGCCCGATGAGGTACCTTTCTAG
- a CDS encoding glycosyltransferase has protein sequence MRRIAIFTETFVPKVDGIVTRLKYTVEYLVRLGDKVIVFAPAGGISEYKGAEVYGISGFPLPLYPELKLAIPHPGIGAKLEQFRPDIIHVVNPAVLGLGGLFFAKAMRVPLIASYHTHLPKYLQHYGLGFLEGTMWELIKTAHNSAALNLCTSTAMVQELKAHGVEVVDLWQRGVDTEQFHPRFRALEMRHRLTQGHPEDHLLLYVGRLSAEKEIQRLLPVLKAIPRTRLALVGDGPYRSELEQIFSGTPTYFVGYLQGDELASAFASSDVFLFPSRTETLGLVLLEAMAAGCPVVAARAGGIPDIVTPGVNGYLFDPNQEDSLITATQNVLTQDTTSLREQARLEAEKWSWEAATRQLQHYYDKVIASSDAPR, from the coding sequence ATGCGCCGCATTGCTATTTTTACAGAAACTTTTGTGCCCAAGGTTGATGGCATCGTCACTCGTCTAAAATACACAGTGGAATATTTGGTGAGGTTAGGGGATAAAGTGATTGTATTTGCCCCCGCTGGTGGGATTAGCGAATACAAAGGCGCAGAGGTTTACGGTATTTCTGGTTTTCCCTTGCCTCTCTACCCAGAACTAAAGCTGGCAATCCCCCATCCTGGCATTGGCGCAAAGTTAGAGCAATTTCGTCCTGACATTATCCATGTCGTCAACCCTGCAGTGTTGGGCTTAGGCGGACTATTTTTTGCCAAAGCAATGAGAGTACCTCTGATAGCCTCCTACCATACCCATCTGCCCAAATACCTACAACACTACGGGTTGGGCTTTTTGGAAGGAACAATGTGGGAACTGATTAAAACCGCCCATAACAGTGCTGCCCTCAACCTCTGTACCTCAACTGCCATGGTGCAAGAACTGAAAGCCCATGGGGTAGAAGTAGTTGACCTCTGGCAACGGGGAGTCGATACAGAACAATTCCACCCTCGCTTCCGCGCATTAGAAATGCGGCACCGTCTAACTCAAGGACATCCAGAGGATCATTTGCTGTTGTATGTTGGTCGTCTGTCAGCGGAAAAAGAAATCCAACGCCTCTTACCAGTCCTGAAGGCAATCCCGCGGACTCGGTTGGCACTAGTAGGGGATGGTCCCTACCGATCGGAATTGGAGCAAATTTTCAGCGGTACTCCAACCTATTTTGTTGGCTATCTTCAGGGAGATGAACTAGCCAGTGCCTTTGCCTCCAGTGATGTCTTTCTCTTTCCCTCCCGCACAGAAACATTGGGTCTAGTTTTATTAGAAGCAATGGCAGCAGGTTGTCCAGTAGTAGCAGCCAGAGCAGGCGGTATTCCCGATATTGTTACTCCTGGTGTAAACGGCTATCTCTTTGACCCCAACCAAGAAGACAGCCTAATCACAGCTACCCAGAATGTACTGACCCAGGACACCACCTCCCTAAGAGAACAAGCTAGACTGGAAGCAGAGAAATGGAGCTGGGAAGCCGCCACCCGACAATTGCAACACTATTACGACAAAGTAATTGCCAGCAGCGATGCCCCTCGTTAA
- the rpmH gene encoding 50S ribosomal protein L34 yields the protein SGFRARMSTPAGRKVIKARRKKQRLRLTPS from the coding sequence TCGGGATTTAGGGCGAGAATGTCCACCCCAGCGGGCAGAAAAGTCATCAAAGCCAGACGAAAAAAACAAAGACTGAGGCTAACGCCTAGTTAG
- a CDS encoding L-threonylcarbamoyladenylate synthase, with the protein MPLVNTPSLIALARSGFVVSFPTDTVPALAVLPGQGEQIYRLKQRPQHKPLILMAATWTELQPYLEGRHPAWEKAVSDYLPGALTIVLPASPLGRSLNQTDTIGIRIPAFPIALNILQQTGPLLTTSANLSGTDPLPSMRAIAATFPSVFAWGEGEPDRVFGSGKPSTVVKWEQNQWQILRQGEVKLAEQTTEIDG; encoded by the coding sequence ATGCCCCTCGTTAACACTCCTAGTTTAATAGCTTTAGCCCGATCGGGTTTTGTTGTCTCCTTTCCCACTGACACTGTCCCCGCCTTAGCCGTTTTACCAGGACAGGGGGAGCAAATTTATCGTCTCAAACAACGCCCTCAGCACAAACCATTGATTCTTATGGCAGCCACCTGGACAGAACTGCAACCCTACCTAGAGGGGAGACACCCAGCCTGGGAAAAGGCAGTCAGCGACTACTTACCTGGAGCTTTGACAATTGTTTTGCCCGCGAGTCCCCTAGGGCGATCCCTCAACCAAACAGACACGATCGGTATACGTATTCCTGCCTTCCCCATTGCCCTTAATATTTTGCAACAAACCGGACCATTACTCACCACGAGTGCCAACCTAAGTGGTACAGACCCACTGCCAAGTATGCGTGCAATTGCCGCAACCTTTCCCAGTGTATTTGCCTGGGGCGAGGGAGAACCCGATCGGGTTTTTGGCAGTGGTAAACCATCCACTGTAGTCAAGTGGGAGCAGAACCAGTGGCAAATTCTGCGCCAGGGAGAGGTAAAGCTTGCAGAGCAAACTACGGAGATAGATGGTTGA
- a CDS encoding carotenoid biosynthesis protein, whose product MGQVSRIMLGLHIASMVFGVLGLLWVLPNPDFVAHLSEFGMQIFAWGMTGGGAVYIILGAIAVALYGWQTVGGNRLLTFALPAIFLSLGSELLGTSTGFPFGHYAYLEGLGYKIAGLVPFTIPLSWFYMGFVCYLLGRAALAAKGINGLAQLIGGITIGAVLLTAWDFVLDPAMSQASYPFWEFQDGGEFFGMPYRNLTGWLGTGALFMAVASLFWRTEPVYLSRSQLLFPLTVYLVNFAFGASITLLQLGTGFLLPTLLAVVLGVIPAIFLVCLVPATPTSAVRLDSPVAIGLPE is encoded by the coding sequence ATGGGTCAAGTCAGTCGTATTATGCTGGGACTGCACATCGCGTCTATGGTGTTTGGGGTGCTGGGACTGCTGTGGGTATTGCCTAATCCTGACTTTGTAGCGCACCTTTCGGAGTTTGGTATGCAGATTTTTGCCTGGGGTATGACGGGTGGCGGCGCAGTCTATATCATTCTAGGGGCGATTGCAGTGGCTCTCTACGGTTGGCAGACGGTGGGAGGAAATCGCTTGTTGACTTTTGCTTTACCAGCTATTTTCCTCTCCCTGGGCAGTGAATTGCTAGGCACAAGTACGGGTTTTCCCTTTGGACACTATGCCTACCTGGAGGGGCTGGGCTACAAGATTGCCGGATTGGTACCCTTTACTATCCCTCTGTCCTGGTTCTACATGGGGTTTGTCTGCTACCTGCTGGGACGGGCAGCCCTCGCTGCTAAGGGGATTAACGGACTGGCTCAGCTGATTGGCGGAATCACGATCGGGGCAGTGCTTCTGACAGCTTGGGATTTTGTGCTTGACCCAGCCATGAGTCAGGCTAGTTATCCCTTCTGGGAGTTTCAGGATGGGGGAGAATTTTTTGGGATGCCCTATCGCAACCTCACGGGCTGGCTGGGTACAGGAGCGCTGTTTATGGCGGTGGCTTCTCTGTTTTGGCGGACAGAGCCTGTGTATCTCAGCCGTTCCCAGTTGCTGTTTCCCCTGACGGTGTACTTGGTCAATTTTGCTTTCGGTGCTAGTATTACGCTTTTACAGCTGGGGACTGGATTTCTATTACCTACATTGTTGGCTGTTGTACTAGGTGTAATTCCTGCTATCTTCCTCGTTTGCCTAGTCCCTGCTACCCCTACCTCCGCTGTTAGGTTAGATTCTCCTGTAGCGATCGGTCTACCAGAATGA